In Campylobacter porcelli, the sequence TCTTTTAAATCCACTTTTGGCTCTGATTTTATATCTGATTTGCCTTGTGGTTTTGGCTCATCATCACTTATAAATTTACCATCTGTCTTTATCTCTACACTTTGACCTAGCATTAATTTGCTTAAAACATTTTTATCGCTATTTTCTGCTTTTTGAATACTCTTTTCTATATCTTTAATCACATTTATATCAATCTTTTGATTTATCATTGGAATTTGGTTAAAAAAGCCTTTGGAATTTAAATTTTTAAACTCGCTTTTTAAAGCCTCAATCCCATCTTTTGTGATCTTTATCTTGCTTAATCCTAGATTAAATTTCTCACTTAAATTTAGTAAATCTTGCAAGTTTTTAGCCCCTTTTAACTCCTTAATATTCTTCTCAGTGGCTAAAAATTTATTTAAATTTGCACTTACTAAATTGCTAATTCCAGTTTTCATTGCTCCATCTTGCGATTCTAAAAGCCCAAGTAAAGTGATAAAATCAGCATTTTCAAGCATTATTTCATCTGAATTTTGTATATTTTGTAAGTTAGAGACCTTGCTATTTTTAGCATCATCACTGCTAATTTTTTGATTTGATTTGGTGCTGTTTTGCTCTATTTGGTTTTGTTTGATTTTATCATCTTGCGTATTTTGAGAAGTTTCATACTCTTTTACGCTATTTTCAATCATTTTATAAAAGCTATCATCTTGATTATTTGTGCTACTATTTTCGCTCTTAGATGGGACTTGAGTTGTGGTATTTAAGCTAGCTAAAGCTTCATTTAAACCTTGCATTTGCTATCCTAATTTAGGTGAATTTTACGGATTTCTAGCAAATTCTATTCCAAATTTAATAGCAAATTCATAGAAGTTAAATTCAAAGCAAATTTAGCAATTTTTAGATATAATCTAGGCCAAAAATTTGAAAAATCTAAGGAAAATCTTTTGGAAAATATAAGAAATATCGCAGTTATAGCACATGTCGACCATGGTAAGACCACAATGGTAGATGAGCTACTTAAGCAATCAGGCACATTTACAGAACACCAAAATATTGGCGAGAGAGTTATGGATAGTAATGATATTGAGCGTGAGCGTGGTATTACGATCCTTAGCAAAAATACAGCCATAAGATATAAAGATTATAAAATCAATATTATAGATACTCCAGGACACGCTGATTTTGGTGGCGAGGTTGAGCGTGTTTTAAAGATGGTAGATGGAGTTTTACTCCTTGTAGATGCGCAAGAAGGCGTAATGCCTCAAACCAAATTCGTCGTTAAAAAAGCTCTATCTTTAGGTCTTCGCCCGATAGTGGTAGTAAATAAAATTGACAAACCAGCCGCCGATCCAGATAGGGTTGTAAATGAAATTTTCGATCTATTTGTCGCACTTGATGCAAACGATGAGCAACTTGAGTTCCCTATAGTCTATGCCGCTGCTAAAAATGGCTACGCAAAGCATAAATTAGAAGATGAAAATATCAATATGGAGCCACTTTTTGAGACCATTATAGCTCATGTTCCAGCCCCAAGCGGCAAAGATGATAATCCACTTCAACTCCAAGTTTTTACCCTTGATTATGATAATTATGTAGGCAAAATCGGTATCGCTAGAATTTTCAATGGCAAAATCAGCAAAAATCAAAGCGTTATGTTAGCCAAAGCAGATGGTAGCAAAACCACAGGTAGAATTAGCAAACTCATTGGATTTTTAGGTCTTGAGCGAACTGATATAGATAACGCAAGTAGCGGGGATATTGTGGCTATTGCAGGTTTTGATGCCTTAGATGTCGGCGATAGTGTCGTTGATCCAAATAACCCTATGCCACTTGATCCTCTCCACATAGAAGAGCCAACTCTAAGCGTCGTATTTAGCGTAAATGATGGACCACTATCAGGCACTGAGGGTAAATTTGTAACCTCTAATAAACTAGATGAGCGTCTAGAAAGCGAGATGAAAACCAATATCGCTATGAGATATGAAAATATAGGCGAAGGGAAATTTAAAGTAAGCGGCCGTGGGGAATTGCAAATTACTATTTTAGCTGAAAATATGCGTAGAGAGGGCTTTGAGTTTTGCCTTGGCAGACCTGAGGTGATTGTCAAAGAGATAGATGGAGTTAAATGTGAGCCTTACGAGCTTTTAGTCATTGATGCTCCAGATGAGTGCACTGGGGCTGTAATAGAAAAACTAGGCAAAAGAAAGGCCGAAATGGTAAGCATGAATCCAACTGGCGATGGGCAAACTAGGATTGAGTTTGAAATACCAGCTAGGGGGCTTATCGGCTTTAGAAGTCAGTTTTTAACCGATACCAAAGGCGAAGGCGTGATGAACCATAGCTTTTTGGAATTTCGCCCACTAAGCGGCTCAGTGGAGCATAGAAGTAATGGTGCTTTAGTTAGTATGGAAAATGGCGTGGCTTTAGCATATTCTCTATTTAATCTCCAAGATCGTGGAGTGCTCTTTTGTGAGCCACAAACTAAAGTCTATATAGGTATGATAATTGGCGAACATAGCCGTCCAAATGACCTTGATGTAAATCCTATAAAAGGCAAAAACTTAACAAATGTGCGTGCAAGCGGTAGCGATGACGCTATAAAACTAGTCCCACCACGCAAACTAAGCCTAGAGCGAGCTTTAGAGTGGATAGAAGAAGATGAATTAGTAGAAGTAACGCCAGTAAATATTAGGGTGAGAAAACGCTATCTTGACCCAACAGTACGCAAAAGAATGGCAAAAAAATAAACCTACTTATAAAAAGGCAGGAGTCATCTCCATGCCTTTTTAAATTTAAATTATTTTACTTCAATTATTTTACTTGCCAGCCCCATTTTTTCCATACTTTTTGAGCATCTTTAGATTGGACAAATTTTATAAATTCCATAGCAACTTCTTTATTTTTTGTGCTATTTGTTACAGCTATCTCTGCTGCACGATAAATTATAAAATCTTTACCAGCTTGTACAAAATCTACTTTATCCTCACCTAAAACTTTAGCCCAATGAGACCATATTATAAGTGCATCTACGCTATCATCACTATTCCAGCGATCAACTGCCATTTTTGAATTTGGAGCATAATACACTATATTTTTTCTAAGTTTTAATAGATCTTTTCTTTTACCATTTTTAAGCGCCATATCTTCATATAGACCCACTTGACCAGCACCATCTACAACCATTACATTAATATTATCTTTAAGTAGATCTTTAAAACTTTTTATATTTTTAGGATTTCCTTTTTTAACTACTATTCCAGCCTCTCTAATATTTAAAACCTCTACATTTTTAACATCTAAATTACCATCAAATGCTTTAATAAATCCATCCATCATAGATGAGTTACCAGCAAAAATAATATCAGCATCTGCTTTTGCTTGATTGATCCACTGACCAGTAGGACCTGCAACTATTTTAACTTTTTTACCTTTTTTAGCTTCAAATTCAGTTGCTAATTCTTTTAAAACAGGAGCTGGGCCACCAGGTCCATACGCAATAACTTCTGCATATATAGCTGAACTAAATAGCAAAGATGCAAACAATATTTTTTTCATAAATATTTCCTTAATAATAAAATTTAAGCCTAATGATTCTACATATTTTTTATTAATAAAATTAAAATTTCATACAGTCTAAAAATTTTAACCAAATATTGGCAAAATACCGCTATAATCTACAAAATAACTAAAGGAGAATAGATGAAAAAAATAATGCAAGAACGCTACTCATGTAGAGAATTTAACTCCAAAAAGATAGATAATAGCATTATAGAAGAGATCCTAGACCTTACTAGATTAAGCCCAAGCTCATGCGGACTTGAGCCATGGAAATTTATGGTAGTTAGCAAAGAAAATGATCTAAAAGAGCTAGGTCAAATCTGCAACGATCAAGCCCAAGTAAGCGGATGTAGCCACGCTATAATCGTAATTGCAAGAAATGATCTAAAAGGTGGTTGTGATTTTATAAAAGCTCAAGTAGATCGCAAGCCACGAACACCAGAAAGACTTCAAAAAGCACTTGATCACTTCGCAGCTAGATTTGATCCACAAACTAATGAAGAACTAATGCACTACGCCTCGCTCCAATGCTATATCGCAAGTGCTAATATGGTAAATATCGCTCAAAGCCTAGGGGTGAAAAGTTGTATTGTAGCAGGATTTGATCCGCAAAAATTAGATAAATTTGTATCGCTTGGAGAGCATTTTAAGCCTGTTTTGGTTATCGCTTTGGGGTATAGCGATGAGATTGCTCCGTCTAAAACACGCCAAAGCTTAGATAAAATCGTAATATACAAATAGGTCAAAATATGGAAGTTACACTGCTAAATTACACTCCGCTATGGATCTGCTCTAATGCTATTCGCACTTGTTGGCAAAGCTTTGATAAGGGCGATAATGGCGGAGAAAAAGATATTGAACTCATAGATAGAGTAGGAAATAAATTTAAACACGCAAGCACACTAGAGCACCTATTTTACAACTTCTATATAAAGGGGATTAGTAGAGCTTGCTTACAAGAGTTAGCAAGGCATAGAGTAGCAAGTCTAAGCGTAAAATCCACTCGCTACACACTAAAAGAGTTAAAAAACCAAAGCGAATTTAAAGCTGGAGATTTTGAGAATGCAAGTAGGTATTTGGTACTAACTGGCAATGAGCTTGTCGATAATGCAAGTATAAATGCACTTGAGAATTTACGCCAAATTCTAAGCCAAAATACAAGCTTAGATATAGCCAAATACTGCCTTCCAGAAAGCTATAAAACCGAGCTTAGCTGGAGCATAAACGCTAGAAGCCTTCAGAATTTTATAAGTCTTAGAAGCTCTAAAAGTGCTCTTTGGGAGATTAGAAATTTAGCAAATCTAATCTACCAAAACATCCCTAATGAGCATAAATTTATCTATCAAGAGTGTATTTATAACGTAAAATAACTGCCATCACGCACGGCACTAGCATAATCAAAGCTAAAAATAGCGGAGTATTTGCTTCAAGCACCCCCACGCCAAATGCGATAACTCCAGCTAACCCAAACTGCATAACGCCAAGCACCGCTGATGCAGTGCCTGAATGGTCTTTAAATCTTGCCATCGCTAAGGTGGTTGAATTTGGCAAGATAAATCCTAGCATTCCAATAGCTATAAACACTCCAATCTCAAAAGCCCAAAATCCAAGCTGGATAAATGCCGCAAAGCTAATAAAAATTAACGCTACAAGCATAGCAATCAAGGCAAATTTAAGCAAAATTTCGCAATCAAATTTTCTACTAAGCCTAGCATTAATATTAGCAAACAAAACAAAAGAGAAAGAATTAATACCAAATAATATACCATATTTAGTCTCATCAAGCCCAAAATGCCCCATAAAAACAAATGATGAACCAGTAATATAAGCAAAAAGCACCGCCGAAGCAAGGGCTCCAATCAAGCAATAAAGAATAAAAATAGGCTCTTTTAAAACAAATTTATAGCTGTTAATTGTCGCTTTGTGAGAGAATTTAACTCGTTCTACCATAGACTCCTTAAGCCCAAAAATGATGAATAAAAGTAGCAAAATACCTAGCATAAATAGCACCGCAAATATGCTTTGCCAAGAAAAGTATCTTAGCAAAATACCGCCAAATGTCGGCGATAGCATAGGTGCAAGCGATGAAAAGACCATCATCAAAGCATATATCCCAGCAGCATCTTTAATATCAAAATTATCATTGACAATCGCCCTAGCGATCACCACACCAGCACATCCGCCAAGTGCTTCAAAAAATCTTAAAGTGATAAAAACATAGATATTATCCACCATCACGCACCCAAGACTTGAAGCGATAAATATCAAAATACCGATAATAAGCAGCATTTTACGACCAAAAATATCGCTCAAAGGCCCATAAATCAGCTGCCCAAACGCAAATGCTATAAAAAAACTAGCCAAGCTAAGCTGAGTTAAAAACTCACTAGCCTCAAAACTACTTTGAACATGAGAAAGCGCAGGTAGATACATATCAGTAGATAATGGCGCAATGCTAGACATAAAAGCTAAAATAATGATTAATTTAAATTTAGAAAATCCATGAACTTTTGAACTACTTTGCATAAAATAGCCTTAAATTTCAGTTGATTAAGTAGTGGCCGGGAGAAAGGGATTCGAACCCCTGGAGGCTTTCACACCTCAACGGTTTTCAAGACCGCCGCTTTCGACCACTCAGCCATCTCCCGAAATAATTAATTAGAAGTTTTCTCCTCTACCCAGCTAGCACCTTGATTGATCTTACCTTTAGACCACTCATAAGCACTTCTAGAATCCTCTTTGACTCCATGCCATGTATTAGAACATCCATATAATAACAAGATAAAAGTATAAACTATATAACGCATATTAACCCTGTAAAATATGGAGGCGACACCCAGATTCGAACTGGGGGTAAAAGCTTTGCAGGCTTCTGCCTTACCACTTGGCCATGTCGCCATGTGTGGTGCCCAGAGCCGGACTTGAACCGGCACGGAAGTAATTTCCGAGGGATTTTAAGTCCCTTGTGTCTACCATTCCACCACCTGGGCAAAATATGGAGCGGGAAACGAGATTCGAACTCGCGACCCCAACCTTGGCAAGGTTGTGCTCTACCCCTGAGCTATTCCCGCAATAATTTTGAAAGTTGAATAATAGCAAAAGAAAACTTAAAATTTAATTTGATTAAATGAATTTGGCAAATTTATTTAATTTCATAAAATTATAAGCAAAATAAGTGTATCATTACGCCATCTTGATGGGGTTATAGCTCAGCTGGGAGAGCGCTTGAATGGCATTCAAGAGGTCGGCGGTTCGATCCCGCTTAACTCCACCAATTAAGCTTATTTTAAATTTCTTTTGATTTACAATATTTTAAAATAACACGATATATCCGCTATTTTAGCTTATTTTGACTTAACTTGCTTTTGATATAAGATAAATAAGTAACTAGAAAATTATTAGGTAACTTTTACTAAAAGGACGGCAAAATAAGCAATATCTCAAAGGCAAATTTACTAGATTATATACTTAGCTAACCCATACCAAGCATATTTATCTGCGTTAATTCGCCTTGTGATACTATTTCTCAAGCCTATATAAGATAAAGACTTCTTGCGAAGTCTAGCAAAACAAAAATACTATTGCTTAATTTGTAATAAAGCTGTTAGCATTTGATCACTAGTGGTGATGGTTTTGGAGTTGGCTTGATAGCCTCTTTGGACTACGATGAGTTGAGTTAGAGCCCTACTTAAATCCACATTACTCATCTCCAAAGCACTTGCTGTGATAGTCCCACGCCTACTAGTTCCTGCCGCGCCAAAGACTGGATCACCGCTATTTGCTGTTTGGCTAAATATATTTCCACCCCTAGTCTCTAAGCCTTCGTTATTTGTAAATACCGCTAGACTCACTTGCGCTAAGCCAAAGCTTCTACCATTACTAAAGCTACCTATTATCGTTCCTGATTCATCTATCCTTGTGCCTGTTAGGTTACCGGCGGCGTAGCCATCTTGGACGATATTGTCAGTTGAGCTTGGGTTATCGTTGCTTCTTAGGCCGTTTGAGTCGCCAATTTTACCGAAATTTAGCTCTATATTTTGGCCGGGAGCTGATCCGTTATTGGCTGTGAAGGTCAGCGTCGATGGGGTAAAGCCTAGCAAGGTTCCATCGTTATTAAACCTTGCTGAGCCTGATATTACATTTGATACAGCGCCATCAGCATTTAGCACACCTGGCTCTGGGACTTGGATGAGAAGAGACCACTCGGTGCCATTTTCTGGACTATAACTCACCTTTCTCCACTCAAATTTAATCTCATGTTTAGAGCCTAAACTATCATAAATTTCAGTTGTAGCAGCGTGGCTAGACATTGTAAGGTTGCTACTAACTCTTGAGCTAGTTCCTGTGCTTAGGCCACCGCTAAGGCTTTTGAATACATCAGCTAGGGCTGAGTTTTCATTGATATTTTGTGCTAGATTGCTATAGCCTGTAACTGAAATTTGCATATTATAGTCATTGATATATGTATCTTGATTTGATGGGACTTGTTTTTGGCCATTTGCGTCGGTAAAGGCATTTGGGCTATCTTTTACCGGAGTTCCACCTGGACCAGCTGGGTTTGCTTGAGTCATGTGGCCATCATTTTGGCCGTAGCTAGCATCGCCGGCTGGGTTTTCGAAGACGAATTGACCCTTTTCATTGACTGTTACTTTCACCCCATCATTTAAATTCGTATCTCTATATGTGGCGTTGCTATGTTCGTTACCGGTTGGAGCTGGTAAGCCATTAGCGGCGTTATTATTAGCATCTGGATTTCCATCGGCATCTAGCGGAGAATTCCACTCGTTGGCAGCAAATTGAGCTAATTTATCATTAGTTACTAGCTCTCTTATAGCTTCTTTTAGATCGTTGGCAGTAGTGTTCGCATTGTTATTATTCATTATTCCTTGTGCTGATCTTAGCACTTCTACTATCGTAGCTACGGCACCTTCAGAGATTGGGGCAGTTACGGCGCCTCTATCTCGTAAGCCATTAAATGTATCTTGTCCGTCTTGTAATGCTTGAGTTATTTGCCCATTTATTGTAGTTTTTATTTGCCCTATATTTTGACCTTTAGCTAGTTCTTCATCAATTATCTGTAACATTCTATTTGTTACATATGTCGCACCATTTACGGCATTTGAGACATTAGAGCCACTATAATTGACATACTCTCTAGCGTCTGTTTGCATAGCTTTTCTTAGATCTTCTGTGGTTCTAACTACCCTAGCAGCACTATCACTATATAGATGGCCCGCTTCAGTGCCAGCAGCTGATGAGTAGGTGTATTTATATGCGGTTATGATATTTGTGCTTTTGATAGATGTGCTATCATCTTCATATGCTTTGATCTTGATGTTTTTGGATTCATCGGTGGTGCCGGTGTTGTTGTTGTTTGTTAGTTGGAGTTCGTTGCCATTTATTACGGTGGCTTGGACGCCTGTTTTGTTAGTAAATTCATTTATCTTTTTGGCTACTTCATCCATGCTAGCGATGGTAGTAGCTGGTATCTCAATGCCATTTAGTGAGATATGTAGGGTGCGATTTTGCGCTTGGTTGTTATTTAAAGGGCCAAATGTAACCTTCGCATCAGCGTAGCTGACCCACATACCTTGGCCCTCTCGTAGATTTATCCCTTCTCCTGCGCCGTTAAATACCACGCCTAGATCCACGCCGGCTTCTTTGACGGCTACTTCTTTGTTTGAGTTTATATAATATGTGTTGGTGTTTAGGTCGTTTGGATTTTTCGCTTCACCATCATCCCAAAGGCCATTGCCATTAAGGTCTAAAAAGTCGTTGAATTCATCTAGCGCATAGATTGGGGAGCTTTTGGTGCCTATGTTTGAGCCGGAATTTAGATTGGCGATGATGGCTAGCTCGCTAGTTGGATTAGCCTCCATAGACATACCTGGTTCTATAACGATATTTTTAAGCGGTCCGGTAGGATCTATCATGCCGGTATCCTCATTTCTTAACCAACCTTGGACTATATAACCATTGCGATCTACGAAATTCCCCACAGAATCTAGGCTAAAATCCCCATTTCTAGTATATAGATAGGTCTTGCCACCATCTGGTGATACGACGAAAAATCCATCGCCTTGGATCGCCATATCGCTTTGTTTATCTGTGGTTTGGATGGTTCCTTGCTTGAAAATTTTGGTTACTGTATTGACTGTGGAGCCAAGGCCGATTTGCATAGAGTTTTTACCGCCCAGATCGCCTTGTGGAGCGGTGGCGACTTTTTGAGTCTGGCTGAATAGATCCGCAAAACTCGCACGAGAATACTTAAATCCTACGGTATTGACATTTGCTATGTTGTTACCTTCAACATCCATTGCTACTTGGTGCGCCTGAAGACCAGTAACTCCAGACCATAATGCGCCCATCATTGGTAATCCTTTATATTGGAATTTGATTTTTGGGTATGGGGAAAGCAAAAAGCGTTCCAAAATTTGGTTTTTGGATTTTGCTTTAACTTTTTATAAAAATTTTTTATAAAATAAAAATGCCAAACTGGGAAGGGGTTGGGATCTTAAGGGGTAACCCTACGCAGTAGGGACTTTAGTGTTTGCTACTTTAGCACGGACTTTGTTCGTGCGTTAAAAGTAGGTAAAAAATAGGATAGGGGAAACTGTTTTGGCTTTCAAATTTTAGTTTCCCCTGTCCCTTAAAAAAAGAATTTAAAAAGCTTTTATCGCAAAAATTCTTTTCCTTTTTTTAAGTGGGAAGGGGGATGCTTTTTTGGCAGTCGCTACCCCTTCCCCCTTAACAACCCCCAACCCCTTGAAAAAGCCTTCTAATGGGTGGCTTACGCCACGGATTTTGGTTTTTATTCCAAATTTTCGCCGTAAAACAACTATTTAGGTTATTTTACTTTTGCGAAAATTTTATAAAATAAAAATGCCAAACTGGGAAGGGGTTGGGATTTTTAAGGGATAGGGGAAATTATTTTTACCTACTTTTAACGCACGAACAAAGTCCGTGCTAAAGTAGCAAACACTAAAGTCCCCATAAATGGGGTACCCCACTTGTGGGGCTTCAGGTGGGTCAAGGGAGCGGAGCTACCTTGTCGCAAAGCTGGGCTTAGCTCAGCTGCGAAGTTAAAAATTTTAAGTGGGAAGGGGGACGCTTTTTGGCAGATGAGTGGCGCAATAGTCAAACGATACTAACTATCGTTTGATGGCACTACGAAACATAAGAGCGGAGCTACCTTGCCCTTCCCCCTTAACTTACACTCCAAATTTTCGCCAAAAACTCCTTCGAGTTTTTTGTTGCGAAAATTTTGAAAAAGCCTTTCAAGGTTGCTGAGCTTTCGCTCAGATTTAACAAAACAAATTTGAACCAAATAGGGTTACCCTACGAAGTAGGGACTTTAGGTGGGTCAAGGGAGCGTAGCTCCCTGTCGCAAACGACGACTTGTTGCCGTGCGAAGTAAAAACAGCCATAAAACATATCTTTAATGCTATAATACTCTTTTACAAAATTTTAAGGTGCGGTATGAAATTTGTATTTAAAGATTATAAGCTACTAAGCCCAAGTGAGAGCTTGGAGATTTTAAGCATTAGAAATAGCAAGGCAATTAGAGATATTAGCTTAGATGGCGGTATAATCGACATACAAACTCATAAAAATTGGATTTTAAATTTACCAAATAATTCATATTTTGCGATGATTTTTAATGATGAGATTGTGGGTGGGGTTAATTTTTATAATGGTTTTTGGGGGATTTTTTATAAAAGTGGCGTAGAGCCTTTAGTTAAATCAGCCTTTGCTTATCTATTTTTATCAAAAATTTTAAAAGATAGCGATCTTATCTACTCTAAGATTAAATTAAACAATCAAAACGCCCTAAGATTTAATCAATTTTTTGGCTTTGAGATAGTCAAAAGCAATGAGATCTACACTTTGGAGTTAAAAAAATCCAAATTTAACTCATTAAATAACAAGCTAATTAATAGGGTAAAATCTCTAGCAGATAGTAGCAAGGTGGAGTTTATCTAAGTTTTCTATCTTTTTTAAAGCGGTTTGTAAAGGTAATTTCATCTACGATATTTATCTTAACTGGGATTTTATACCGCTCCAATCTAGCCTTACAATGCGATTTTATCAGCTCTTTGGCATTTGATTTAGCTAGATCGCACACTACATCGCACGCCACCATCTGACCTAAAATCTCACACGGCAAAGCATATACCAAAGCATCTTTTATCTCATCTAGCTCTAAAATACAGCTCTCAACCTCGCTAGCTAGAAGTTTCTTGCCACCTACATTTATAATCTCCTTGCTTCTGCCTATGATTTTTAAAAATCCATCGCCATCTTGCTTAACTAAATCCCCACTATCAAACCACTGGTTATCACTATCTAAATTCATATAGCCTAAAAACATAGTTTTTGACTTTAAAAATAGCCTTCCATCTTTGATCTTATACTCATCTGGCTTTAGCTTAAAGTATGTTGATATTGATGATTTAGAAGTGGTGGGTAAAATCCCGCTCTCACTCGTGCCAAAGGTCTGGATAAATTTAACCTTTTTAAATATATTTTTAAGTCTAATTAGTATATTTTCGTCCATTCTCTCTGTGCCGTAGGTGATGAGCCTAAGGGAGCTTAAATCATAATTTTCATACTCCTTAGTCATTAAAAGCAAATTTAAAAAACTAGGCGTAGTAGGTAGGATATGGGCTTTGTATTTTGATATTAAATAGCATATATTTTTAGGCGAAAAATCACTGGCTATAATGAGCGTTGAGCCGCTTAATAAGCCACTTAGCAAGGTATTTATCCCGCCGATATGGTCAAATAGCAAAAATAGAATAATCCTTAATGAATTTGCCCTTTTATCTGCGAAATTTTTTACCATATTATCTAGATTGTGAATTATAGCTTTTGGCTTATTTAGGGTTCCGCTAGAAAAGATTATTAAGCCACTTTGGTTATTTAGCTCTTTGATTTTATCGTGCTTTGGTGGATTTAGGCTTTTTATATTGATTTGGCTTTTTATCTCTATTAGTTTGTTTGCGTTTGAGCTTTGTAGATACTCATCTAAATTTGGGCTATCTGGTAGTAGTGCTACTATATTTTTATTTAGATAAAGTGCGATAAACATAGCGATACTCTCAAAGCTATAAATAGCCCTTAACGCCACTATATCGCCATTTGAAAGCTCATCTTTGATTAGTGATTTATAAAGATTAATCCTATCTATAAGGTGTTGATATGAGTGTTCTTTGCCTTTGTCTATTATGGCGATTTTATCTTGATTTGATTTTAGGGCTTTTAGCATACTCCACCTAGATATATGGTTTGGGCTGTTATAAATCTGCTTTTATCACTGATTAAGAAATCAACCCCATTTTTAATATCTTCAAATTCGCAATAATCTTTTATTATCAGTTTAGATAGCAAGCTATCTAATTTATCTTTTGGTAAGGCTTTTATAAGATTGGTTTTAGTAGGGCTAACTCCTAGAGCGTTTATCCTGATACCATAATATCCAAATTCCTTAGCGCTGATTTGAGTAA encodes:
- a CDS encoding nitroreductase family protein: MKKIMQERYSCREFNSKKIDNSIIEEILDLTRLSPSSCGLEPWKFMVVSKENDLKELGQICNDQAQVSGCSHAIIVIARNDLKGGCDFIKAQVDRKPRTPERLQKALDHFAARFDPQTNEELMHYASLQCYIASANMVNIAQSLGVKSCIVAGFDPQKLDKFVSLGEHFKPVLVIALGYSDEIAPSKTRQSLDKIVIYK
- a CDS encoding flagellar hook-basal body complex protein; this translates as MMGALWSGVTGLQAHQVAMDVEGNNIANVNTVGFKYSRASFADLFSQTQKVATAPQGDLGGKNSMQIGLGSTVNTVTKIFKQGTIQTTDKQSDMAIQGDGFFVVSPDGGKTYLYTRNGDFSLDSVGNFVDRNGYIVQGWLRNEDTGMIDPTGPLKNIVIEPGMSMEANPTSELAIIANLNSGSNIGTKSSPIYALDEFNDFLDLNGNGLWDDGEAKNPNDLNTNTYYINSNKEVAVKEAGVDLGVVFNGAGEGINLREGQGMWVSYADAKVTFGPLNNNQAQNRTLHISLNGIEIPATTIASMDEVAKKINEFTNKTGVQATVINGNELQLTNNNNTGTTDESKNIKIKAYEDDSTSIKSTNIITAYKYTYSSAAGTEAGHLYSDSAARVVRTTEDLRKAMQTDAREYVNYSGSNVSNAVNGATYVTNRMLQIIDEELAKGQNIGQIKTTINGQITQALQDGQDTFNGLRDRGAVTAPISEGAVATIVEVLRSAQGIMNNNNANTTANDLKEAIRELVTNDKLAQFAANEWNSPLDADGNPDANNNAANGLPAPTGNEHSNATYRDTNLNDGVKVTVNEKGQFVFENPAGDASYGQNDGHMTQANPAGPGGTPVKDSPNAFTDANGQKQVPSNQDTYINDYNMQISVTGYSNLAQNINENSALADVFKSLSGGLSTGTSSRVSSNLTMSSHAATTEIYDSLGSKHEIKFEWRKVSYSPENGTEWSLLIQVPEPGVLNADGAVSNVISGSARFNNDGTLLGFTPSTLTFTANNGSAPGQNIELNFGKIGDSNGLRSNDNPSSTDNIVQDGYAAGNLTGTRIDESGTIIGSFSNGRSFGLAQVSLAVFTNNEGLETRGGNIFSQTANSGDPVFGAAGTSRRGTITASALEMSNVDLSRALTQLIVVQRGYQANSKTITTSDQMLTALLQIKQ
- a CDS encoding extracellular solute-binding protein, whose product is MKKILFASLLFSSAIYAEVIAYGPGGPAPVLKELATEFEAKKGKKVKIVAGPTGQWINQAKADADIIFAGNSSMMDGFIKAFDGNLDVKNVEVLNIREAGIVVKKGNPKNIKSFKDLLKDNINVMVVDGAGQVGLYEDMALKNGKRKDLLKLRKNIVYYAPNSKMAVDRWNSDDSVDALIIWSHWAKVLGEDKVDFVQAGKDFIIYRAAEIAVTNSTKNKEVAMEFIKFVQSKDAQKVWKKWGWQVK
- the thyX gene encoding FAD-dependent thymidylate synthase, translated to MEVTLLNYTPLWICSNAIRTCWQSFDKGDNGGEKDIELIDRVGNKFKHASTLEHLFYNFYIKGISRACLQELARHRVASLSVKSTRYTLKELKNQSEFKAGDFENASRYLVLTGNELVDNASINALENLRQILSQNTSLDIAKYCLPESYKTELSWSINARSLQNFISLRSSKSALWEIRNLANLIYQNIPNEHKFIYQECIYNVK
- a CDS encoding multidrug effflux MFS transporter, producing MQSSSKVHGFSKFKLIIILAFMSSIAPLSTDMYLPALSHVQSSFEASEFLTQLSLASFFIAFAFGQLIYGPLSDIFGRKMLLIIGILIFIASSLGCVMVDNIYVFITLRFFEALGGCAGVVIARAIVNDNFDIKDAAGIYALMMVFSSLAPMLSPTFGGILLRYFSWQSIFAVLFMLGILLLLFIIFGLKESMVERVKFSHKATINSYKFVLKEPIFILYCLIGALASAVLFAYITGSSFVFMGHFGLDETKYGILFGINSFSFVLFANINARLSRKFDCEILLKFALIAMLVALIFISFAAFIQLGFWAFEIGVFIAIGMLGFILPNSTTLAMARFKDHSGTASAVLGVMQFGLAGVIAFGVGVLEANTPLFLALIMLVPCVMAVILRYKYTLDR
- the typA gene encoding translational GTPase TypA; its protein translation is MENIRNIAVIAHVDHGKTTMVDELLKQSGTFTEHQNIGERVMDSNDIERERGITILSKNTAIRYKDYKINIIDTPGHADFGGEVERVLKMVDGVLLLVDAQEGVMPQTKFVVKKALSLGLRPIVVVNKIDKPAADPDRVVNEIFDLFVALDANDEQLEFPIVYAAAKNGYAKHKLEDENINMEPLFETIIAHVPAPSGKDDNPLQLQVFTLDYDNYVGKIGIARIFNGKISKNQSVMLAKADGSKTTGRISKLIGFLGLERTDIDNASSGDIVAIAGFDALDVGDSVVDPNNPMPLDPLHIEEPTLSVVFSVNDGPLSGTEGKFVTSNKLDERLESEMKTNIAMRYENIGEGKFKVSGRGELQITILAENMRREGFEFCLGRPEVIVKEIDGVKCEPYELLVIDAPDECTGAVIEKLGKRKAEMVSMNPTGDGQTRIEFEIPARGLIGFRSQFLTDTKGEGVMNHSFLEFRPLSGSVEHRSNGALVSMENGVALAYSLFNLQDRGVLFCEPQTKVYIGMIIGEHSRPNDLDVNPIKGKNLTNVRASGSDDAIKLVPPRKLSLERALEWIEEDELVEVTPVNIRVRKRYLDPTVRKRMAKK